The Thioalkalivibrio sulfidiphilus HL-EbGr7 genome includes the window TCGTTGCCGTGCAGCAGCACGGAGACGAACAGGGGCTCGGGGCGCCGGCCTGGCAGGTGGATCAGGGTCGGGCCGCCCAGCAGGGCCTCCAGGTCCGAGGGCCGGGCATCGAGGAATCCCTCGGGCAGGTGGTCCAGTTCCTTCAGCATGGGGTCTCCCCGGTGGCTGTCTGTGGCACCGGCCAGAGATGCACCGGGGTGTCGGTGCACTGCAGGGCCAGGTAGGCGTGCACCAGGGCGTGGAAGTCCGGGCCATGGGTGGCCACGAAGCGCCGCGCCCAGGTGGCGCCATTCTGGCCGCTGTCCACCCGGGCGCGGACGATGTCCAGGTAGCGGTCGCTGTCGTCGGCGTCCAGGCCCAGGCGTTCGAGGCCCCGCTGGGCCATGGGCAGCAGTTCCTCCAGGATCAGGGTGCGTACCGGACGGCTGCGTCCGGCGGGCCATTCCACGTGGGCATCGAGCCCGAAGCGGGCCGCCTGGTAGAAGTTGTCCCGGGCCTTGGAGAAGCCCATCAGACCCTCCGCGCCGCCGGGGGTGGTCACCAGTTCCTCCACCAGGCCGTAGAAGAAGGCGGCGCTCGCCACGCTGTCGGCCAGGGTCGGGCCCGCCGGCACCACCCGGTGCTCGATACGGATGTGCGGGCGGCCCTGGTCGTCGAAGCCGATCAGGGGCCGGTTCCAGCGCCAGATGGTGCCGTTGTGCAGGCGCAGGTGGCTGAACCGGGACGGGGGCTCGTCGAAGTGGATGGGCAGCAGCACGGGGAAGTGCGCCAGGTTCTCCTCGAAGCACTCCAGGATGGACTCCCGGGCGAAGCCGGAACCGAAGCTCACCCGGCGCAGGGGGCCACGGGACGCGCCCTCGAAGCCGCCCACCTCCACCGCCTGTTCGAACACCGGGATGCGGGTCTCGTCCCAGAGGTCCTTGCCGAACAGGTAGGGGGCGTTGGCGGACAGGGCCACCATGGGCGCGCTGGCCAGGATCGAGGCGTTGTAGACCTTGTGGGCCACGGCGATGGGGGTCTGCAGGTGGATCTGAAAGGAGGTGGTGGCCGCCTCCAGCATCACGTCGTGATGTTCGTGGTGCAGGTGTTCACGGCCCACGATGTCCAGTTTCAGCGGACGACCCTGGCGGGAACGCACCACCTGGTCGTTCAGTGCCCGGTAGCGGTTCATGTCCGACATGTTGGCCAGGCACAGGTGCTCCGGGCGCAGGGTGGGCAGGATGCCGGTGAGCACCAGCTCGGCATCGCAGGCCCGGGCGGTCAGCCTGGCCTTCGCCCAGGTCTCGCCCATCTCCCGGTGCAGGTCCGAGAGCACGCTGCCGGTCAGTGACCGGGCGCTGGTGTTGAGCTCCACGTTGAAGCGGGCCAGTTCCGGGCTCGCCAGGGGGTGCTTGAAGCGTTCCAGGAAGGCCTGGTTCACCGGGGCGGGTTCGTCGTGCCCGTCCACCAGCCAGGCCTCGATCTCGAAGCCGGCCACCGGGTGGCCGTCATCGAAGCGTCCGGCGGCCTCCAGGTCCCGGGCCAGGCGGGTCTCCTCGGCCAGGCGCTGGTGAAAAAGGGCGAAGTCCTGATCGCTGAAACGGGTGTTCTGGATTTCCTGGCCCAAGCCTGCCTCGATGGGCCCGTGGCCCGGTGGTCTGTATCGTCTCAGTCGTCGTCTTGTTCGTCGTCATCGTCCAGGGGCTCGTCATACTGGGCCTCCAGCATGTCGCCCCAGAGTGCCTCGTGGTGTTCCAGGAACACCAGCAGACGGTGGCGGAAGTCCAGCAGTTCCTGCTCGAAGGCCTGAAAGTCGTCACCGCCCTCCAGGCCCCGGGTGCCCTGTTCCACCTGGTTGAGGGCATCGCGCAGGTTGAGACACGCACCCATGGCGCCCTTGACCCGCTCCCGGGGGTGGGGGATCCAGGCCCGGTCGCTGACCACGGAGCGCAGGTTCTCGCCCAGTTCCAGGAAGCGCTTGCGCAGCCGGGGCATGGCGCCCAGCTTGCTGCTGCGCAGGTCGCTCCACACCAGGGCCTCCATGAGCCGGGCCCAGCCTGCGCGCAGGGCGCTGACCTGCTCCGGGTCGAAGGCGAAGGCGCGTTGCATCTGTTCGGGTTCAAAGGCCATGGGAGGGTCGGGTTCCGTTTTGTGAGGCAGTACGAAAAAAACCTGGAATAAGGCTTCAGGCTGTGGCGTCCTAAGTTACAGCAACGATCCACAGGAACATCCATGGCCGTCATCAACTGGCTGCTGCAAAGGCGACTGAAGAACCGCATCGCGGATCTCAGGCCGCAATTATATCGGACCGCCTATGCCTGGTGTCATGACCCGGCGCGGGCCGATGACCTGGTGCACGAGGCGCTGGTCAAGGCCATCTCCCGTCTGCGCAGCCTGCAGGACGAGGACGCGCTCAAACCCTGGCTGTTCCGCATCATGACCAATTGCCACCGGGACTGGCTGCGCCGGCAGAAGGACACGGTGGACGTGTACGAGGCGGAGCTGCCCTGCGAGGACTGCCCGGAGATGAACGCCGAACGTGCCGCCACGGTGAAGAGCGTGCGCGAGGCGGTGCGCGGCCTGAGCGACGACCAGCGCAAGGTGCTCACCCTG containing:
- a CDS encoding RNA polymerase sigma factor is translated as MAVINWLLQRRLKNRIADLRPQLYRTAYAWCHDPARADDLVHEALVKAISRLRSLQDEDALKPWLFRIMTNCHRDWLRRQKDTVDVYEAELPCEDCPEMNAERAATVKSVREAVRGLSDDQRKVLTLVDLEGFSYGEVAGILELPIGTVMSRLSRARQQLKRELLRNERKAGAATSLKLVRNQHENG